The following DNA comes from Acidimicrobiia bacterium.
TCGCACGAAATGCGATTCATACTCGGTGTACTCGTCGCCCTTTAAAAGTTCTTCAAAGGAACCTTTAATGGTGACCACCGGTCGACCCGCCTTGATAGGCACGGTTTCAACCGTGACCTCACCGATGACCGACATAGTGACCAAACGCATGGACTTTGCGTGATTCTCAGAAAATGAATAAGGCAACGGGGTGCCTGAATAGGCCACCGTGGGGCCATTTACTTCTTGCGGTCGATGCAAATGGCCCAATGCCGCATAGGAATACCCATCAAACACTTGGGCGCCCACCTGGTCGGAGCCTCCCACCTGCAGCAACGAACGTTCTGACTCGCTTTCTTGGCCACCAGTCACGAAAGTATGGGCCACCACCAACGAACGGTCGCTTTTCGCTACCTCATCGGCCACCACAGCCAAAGCACCTTCAATTACTGATTGGTGCGTCGCTGCCCCTTCGCCTTGTGAAAGGTCTCGAGCCATAAACGGATCTAAAAATGGCACCGTCACCACAGTTAGTGGGCCATCGTCAAACTCCATGGTGGCCAACGAAGCTTCACGAGTACCTCGCACCACCACAGCCGGGTTAGTTAACGCCGGCTTCATTTCAATGCGTTCGCCCTGGTCATGGTTGCCGGCAATAGCCACCACTTGGGCGCCAGTTTCGATAATGCGCGCTAAAGCATCATTCCATATAACTACGGCCTCAGCCGGTGGTAACCCTCGGTCAAAAATATCACCCGCTATGACCACCAAATCAACCCGCCGGCCTTTGACCACCTCAATCAACTCATTTATAAACGCTTTTTGGTCACCAAGAAGAGAGGTGCTCTTAAACGACCGCCCAAGATGCCAATCACTGGTATGAAGAATTAACACATCGACCTCTTACCGTTCGTTGCCGCAACGGGCACACGGGTTTTCACCGGGGCTCATCCAAGTCATACAAGTGTCGCAAAGTTGACCCTCGGACGCAGATTCTTCGTCATCGTCATCGTCATACATGTTGGCTCCTTTGCCGGGTAATTGATTGTAGGGGGAGGCACTAACCTCCGCTCGGAAACACCATTACTCTTGTTTCATCTTCTTTTCAGCCAAAATATTGGCAATAAACCGAGTTGAGGACTCGGCAGACTCCACATCACCAAGTTTGAGGTCGGTCATAAGCAACGATGTTTCGTAACTGACCTCAACACCCTTTTCGTCAGCATAAGAAGCAGCGGCAGACTGATGGCGATCGCTACGAAACTCTGTGCGCTGCAAGTAGTAATGCGAAATCATGTGAA
Coding sequences within:
- a CDS encoding exonuclease SbcCD subunit D, producing the protein MLILHTSDWHLGRSFKSTSLLGDQKAFINELIEVVKGRRVDLVVIAGDIFDRGLPPAEAVVIWNDALARIIETGAQVVAIAGNHDQGERIEMKPALTNPAVVVRGTREASLATMEFDDGPLTVVTVPFLDPFMARDLSQGEGAATHQSVIEGALAVVADEVAKSDRSLVVAHTFVTGGQESESERSLLQVGGSDQVGAQVFDGYSYAALGHLHRPQEVNGPTVAYSGTPLPYSFSENHAKSMRLVTMSVIGEVTVETVPIKAGRPVVTIKGSFEELLKGDEYTEYESHFVRAHLTDPTTQPGARDKLRERFAHILELNYLFFDDGLTTILDSEDFENKPDVVVRTFWEDVTGEPASHLEEDLLDAAIRAGFNDGGSA